One genomic region from Aminivibrio pyruvatiphilus encodes:
- the mreC gene encoding rod shape-determining protein MreC, translating into MIIASLLLLAAAPRKDVFKGAVDLVGEILRYPEYPAAALERNARRVSFWFADKSALKERLDFLEEENTRLRLAWSVGSASHLKQELDRFYGYARVTLREPMSWWSEVRINKGTSDGVFFGAPVLHNGHLVGRVSSSEGNYSWVELITSSSLMVPVVIEETRDLGVVAGDGEGGLWLLYVPEGRTFSEGMTVSTAMVSEALPPGIPVGRLSTETRNSGSAYLAWRVVPGAGLTQLYALEIFGEAVPGGRREGRSP; encoded by the coding sequence ATGATTATCGCGAGCCTGCTGCTGCTGGCGGCGGCGCCCAGGAAGGACGTCTTCAAGGGTGCTGTTGATCTGGTGGGAGAAATTCTCCGGTATCCCGAGTATCCCGCTGCGGCGCTGGAGCGGAACGCCAGGAGGGTCTCCTTCTGGTTTGCCGACAAGAGCGCCCTCAAGGAACGGCTCGATTTCCTGGAGGAGGAGAACACCCGGCTCAGGCTGGCCTGGTCCGTGGGTTCAGCCAGTCACCTGAAGCAGGAGCTTGACAGGTTTTACGGCTACGCCCGGGTTACCCTCAGGGAACCCATGTCCTGGTGGTCCGAGGTGAGGATCAACAAGGGAACCTCCGACGGCGTCTTTTTCGGGGCGCCGGTCCTCCATAACGGCCATCTCGTGGGCAGGGTCAGCTCCTCGGAGGGGAATTACTCCTGGGTGGAGCTGATCACGTCCTCATCCCTCATGGTTCCGGTGGTCATCGAAGAAACGCGGGATCTCGGCGTGGTCGCCGGGGACGGCGAAGGCGGCCTCTGGCTGCTGTACGTGCCGGAGGGAAGAACTTTTTCAGAGGGGATGACGGTCAGCACCGCCATGGTGAGCGAGGCCCTTCCGCCGGGAATTCCCGTGGGGCGCCTTTCCACCGAAACCAGGAATTCCGGAAGTGCGTACCTCGCGTGGCGGGTTGTCCCCGGAGCGGGCCTCACCCAGCTCTACGCCCTTGAAATATTCGGCGAAGCCGTTCCTGGCGGGAGACGGGAGGGTCGCTCCCCGTGA
- the minD gene encoding septum site-determining protein MinD yields MDPRVIVITSGKGGVGKTTTTSNISVALARAGHKVVAVDADIGLRNLDVVMGLENRVVYNFIDVLEGTCRLNQALVRDKRVDNLFLLPAAQTRTKDAVSSEQMQELCGMLRKEFDFILLDSPAGIESGFRNASIGADEALVITTPEVPAVRDADRIIGLLESMGKSPIRLVINRLRSRLVKQGEMLDVRDVLDILAIDLVGIVPEDDSVVKSANRGEPLTFGDSAPAAQAFQRIASRILGETVPFPDFSEEQGKGLFAGIRKFFGRKE; encoded by the coding sequence GTGGACCCTCGGGTGATAGTGATTACATCTGGAAAAGGCGGTGTCGGCAAAACCACCACCACCTCGAATATCTCGGTGGCCCTTGCGCGGGCCGGTCACAAGGTTGTGGCCGTGGACGCCGACATCGGGCTGAGGAACCTCGACGTGGTGATGGGCCTGGAGAACAGGGTGGTATACAACTTCATCGACGTGCTGGAAGGCACGTGCCGCCTCAACCAGGCCCTGGTCAGGGACAAACGGGTGGACAACCTGTTTCTTCTTCCCGCGGCCCAGACCAGGACGAAGGACGCCGTGAGTTCCGAACAGATGCAGGAATTGTGCGGCATGCTCCGCAAGGAGTTCGACTTTATCCTTCTTGACAGCCCCGCCGGCATCGAGTCGGGGTTCCGCAACGCCTCCATCGGGGCGGACGAGGCTCTCGTCATCACCACGCCGGAGGTTCCCGCAGTGCGGGATGCCGACAGGATCATCGGCCTCCTTGAATCCATGGGCAAGTCCCCCATCCGCCTTGTGATCAACCGGCTCCGTTCCCGGCTGGTCAAGCAAGGCGAGATGCTCGACGTGCGGGACGTACTGGACATTCTCGCCATCGATCTCGTGGGCATCGTCCCCGAGGACGACAGCGTGGTGAAGTCCGCGAACAGGGGAGAGCCCCTCACCTTCGGCGACTCGGCCCCGGCGGCCCAGGCATTCCAGCGTATCGCATCGCGAATACTCGGCGAAACCGTCCCCTTCCCCGACTTCAGCGAAGAACAGGGAAAAGGCCTGTTTGCGGGAATCCGGAAGTTCTTCGGCAGAAAGGAATAG
- the minE gene encoding cell division topological specificity factor MinE has translation MALEFLKKFFGSGGSKNIAKERLQIVLIHDRADISPEMLEQLRRDMIDVITRYMDIDTSKIEMDFDRADRSVAFVANIPVIRIKRGAAPGKMEQEIPDGGKKTHPKRKSGQSG, from the coding sequence ATGGCACTGGAATTCCTGAAGAAGTTTTTCGGCTCCGGCGGTTCGAAGAATATTGCCAAGGAGCGTCTGCAGATCGTTCTCATCCATGACCGGGCTGACATTTCGCCTGAGATGCTCGAACAGCTCAGGCGGGACATGATCGACGTGATCACCCGCTACATGGACATCGACACGTCCAAGATAGAGATGGATTTCGACCGGGCGGACAGGTCCGTAGCCTTCGTGGCCAACATACCGGTCATTCGGATCAAGCGGGGGGCTGCCCCCGGAAAGATGGAACAGGAGATTCCGGATGGAGGAAAAAAGACTCACCCTAAGAGAAAATCTGGCCAGTCTGGATAG
- the minC gene encoding septum site-determining protein MinC — MSDPLEHREAQAVSGEILLKGAGYGIRMIFPEAGNEDKLLSDLEKLFGEASLLSGNLGVVLDFQGRRVSRFFIQKLLSDFIWSRKIHVLSWISLDGETLDDLRSMGVATGEPVPERSGKKEKTSGGSLFLPRSLRSGQRVEHEGDVIVIGHVNDGAEVFASGSICVWGRLKGLAHAGLDGGEDHTVVAGLFEAKQVRVGGKVSSSLGSSMEWWGKPVIITLENNSLVVRELKL, encoded by the coding sequence GTGTCGGATCCCCTTGAGCACAGGGAGGCCCAGGCGGTCTCAGGTGAAATACTCCTGAAAGGCGCGGGGTACGGAATACGGATGATCTTTCCCGAGGCGGGAAACGAGGACAAGCTTCTTTCTGACCTGGAAAAACTCTTCGGCGAAGCTTCGCTGCTTTCGGGAAATCTTGGCGTGGTCCTCGATTTCCAGGGCCGGAGAGTGTCCAGGTTCTTTATCCAGAAACTTCTCTCCGATTTCATCTGGTCGCGGAAGATACATGTCCTTTCCTGGATCTCCCTGGACGGGGAGACCCTGGATGACCTCCGTTCCATGGGAGTGGCTACCGGTGAGCCCGTGCCGGAGCGGTCCGGAAAGAAGGAAAAGACGTCGGGGGGCTCCCTGTTCCTGCCCCGTTCCCTCCGGTCGGGCCAGAGAGTGGAGCACGAAGGGGATGTGATTGTCATCGGTCACGTGAACGACGGTGCAGAGGTCTTCGCTTCGGGCAGCATCTGCGTCTGGGGGAGGCTGAAGGGACTGGCCCACGCCGGACTCGACGGCGGGGAGGACCATACCGTGGTGGCGGGACTCTTCGAGGCCAAGCAGGTCCGGGTCGGCGGAAAAGTGAGCTCTTCCCTCGGGAGTTCCATGGAATGGTGGGGAAAACCTGTTATTATTACTCTGGAGAACAATTCCCTCGTGGTGAGGGAGTTAAAATTATAA
- the mrdA gene encoding penicillin-binding protein 2, whose product MPDFRPVLNFRLKLWRTAVLFSMAVLAGGLYFFQVVHADTYIRLASNNRLRLIRFPPVRGEIYDRNGALLAVNVTTFDIMGYPLDIEKNDMLERLAELLSGHGIPFTAEDLSRSIKRQSWAPYRVVRLVGNITLAQMADLVADPEFPRELFPLPVWRRTYPAGSLASNITGYVGEISENELRQFSGGNYVAGDQIGKNGIERQYEDLLRGTPGEESVEVDARGRKVRTIDARPAGRGQDLHLTIDLGAQRLAADLMKGYRGAIVVMDANTGEVLVLYSSPSYDNNPLAWGVSVREWNALLNDPEKPMLDRSISGQYPPASTFKALVGLAALEEKETNTSVTVHCSGAFTLGNRTFRCWKRSGHGTVNLLKALQESCDVYFYQVGLKLGISRLLKWCSLFGLGSPTGIDLPGESAGVIAGPDWKRARFRESWFQGDTVNYSIGQGFLLTTPLQIARLYAVIANGGRLVRPHLSPVAGASVRDLPIDRKNLDVIRRGLDYVVRRGTGRQAGSFGITVAGKTGTAQNAHGDDHALFAGYAPMDNPKYVAVAMIEAGLHGSSVASPMVGEILSYLLVPEARGKAQ is encoded by the coding sequence ATGCCTGATTTCAGGCCCGTGCTCAATTTCCGCCTGAAGCTCTGGCGGACGGCAGTCCTGTTTTCCATGGCGGTTCTCGCAGGCGGCCTGTACTTTTTCCAGGTAGTCCATGCGGATACCTACATCCGCCTCGCGTCGAACAACCGCCTCCGGCTGATCCGCTTCCCGCCGGTCAGGGGGGAGATCTACGACCGGAACGGGGCTCTGCTCGCGGTGAACGTGACCACCTTCGATATCATGGGCTACCCCCTGGACATCGAGAAGAACGATATGCTGGAACGGCTGGCGGAACTTCTTTCCGGGCACGGTATCCCCTTTACTGCCGAGGATCTCTCCCGGTCCATTAAAAGGCAGTCCTGGGCTCCCTACAGGGTGGTCCGCCTTGTGGGAAACATCACCCTTGCACAGATGGCCGACCTTGTGGCCGACCCGGAATTCCCCAGGGAGCTCTTCCCTCTTCCCGTCTGGCGGAGAACCTATCCGGCGGGCAGTCTTGCCTCGAACATCACGGGCTACGTGGGGGAAATCAGCGAGAATGAGCTCCGTCAGTTCAGCGGAGGAAACTACGTCGCCGGGGACCAGATCGGAAAGAACGGCATCGAGCGGCAGTACGAGGATCTTCTCCGGGGAACCCCCGGAGAAGAATCGGTGGAAGTGGACGCCAGGGGCAGGAAGGTCAGGACCATCGACGCCCGGCCTGCGGGGCGGGGGCAGGATCTGCACCTCACCATCGACCTCGGGGCCCAGCGTCTCGCTGCGGACCTCATGAAGGGATACAGGGGTGCCATCGTGGTGATGGACGCAAACACCGGAGAGGTGCTCGTCCTCTATTCGTCCCCCTCCTACGACAACAACCCCCTGGCGTGGGGCGTTTCCGTCCGGGAATGGAACGCCCTGCTCAACGACCCGGAAAAACCCATGCTCGACAGGAGCATTTCCGGCCAGTATCCGCCGGCCTCCACCTTCAAGGCTCTTGTGGGGCTCGCCGCCCTGGAGGAAAAAGAGACGAACACGTCCGTCACGGTGCACTGTTCCGGGGCCTTCACCCTGGGGAACCGGACTTTCCGGTGCTGGAAGCGCTCGGGCCACGGTACGGTCAACCTTCTGAAGGCCCTCCAGGAATCCTGCGACGTGTATTTCTACCAGGTGGGGCTCAAGCTCGGAATATCCAGGCTTCTCAAATGGTGTTCCCTCTTCGGTCTCGGTTCCCCCACGGGGATCGACCTCCCCGGCGAATCGGCGGGGGTCATCGCTGGCCCGGACTGGAAGAGGGCCAGGTTCAGGGAATCCTGGTTCCAGGGAGATACGGTCAACTATTCCATCGGCCAGGGCTTTCTGCTGACCACGCCCCTCCAGATCGCAAGGCTCTACGCCGTGATCGCCAACGGCGGCAGACTCGTCCGGCCCCACCTTTCGCCGGTGGCGGGCGCATCGGTCCGGGATCTGCCCATTGACAGGAAAAACCTGGATGTCATCAGGCGGGGCCTCGACTATGTGGTGAGGCGGGGAACCGGCAGGCAGGCGGGGAGCTTCGGCATCACCGTTGCGGGAAAGACGGGTACGGCCCAGAACGCCCACGGCGACGACCACGCCCTTTTTGCGGGCTATGCCCCCATGGACAACCCGAAGTACGTAGCGGTGGCCATGATAGAGGCGGGACTTCACGGCAGCTCGGTGGCATCGCCCATGGTGGGTGAGATTCTCTCCTACCTGCTCGTCCCCGAAGCAAGGGGAAAGGCCCAGTGA
- the rodA gene encoding rod shape-determining protein RodA — MEEKRLTLRENLASLDRLQLFPALVLLFLGVVSIFSAGAGFAGRGGGFAARQILWGCLSAAAFLTVLQIGYARLFSWAYRIYTFALVLLLGVIVLGLTVKGSQSWFHLGFFRFQPAEFGKIALILVLAKHFCRYPPMTLPSFLGGLALAGVSGWLVLLQPDAGSAMVYGAITMVTIVVAGAPWKYPAGLIGLMMAAVPLVWQFLKEYQKMRIRVFLDPWVDPLGAGYNVIQSRIAVGSGGLLGKGFMEGLQSKLRFLPEPHTDFIFSVYCEEFGFIGAIGMLLLFGLLFWRLIETAMRTKDSRAKVLIAGISAWIWFQMAESIGMSIGLLPVTGLPLPLVSYGGSSLLALSIALALAQSVYISTLKTY; from the coding sequence ATGGAGGAAAAAAGACTCACCCTAAGAGAAAATCTGGCCAGTCTGGATAGGCTCCAGCTTTTTCCCGCCCTGGTGCTTCTCTTTCTCGGCGTCGTGTCCATTTTCAGCGCGGGCGCCGGATTCGCCGGGAGGGGAGGCGGTTTCGCGGCCCGCCAGATCCTGTGGGGCTGCCTCTCCGCCGCAGCGTTTCTTACCGTGCTCCAGATCGGGTACGCCAGGCTTTTCTCCTGGGCCTACAGGATTTATACCTTCGCCCTCGTCCTGCTGCTGGGGGTCATTGTGCTCGGGCTGACGGTGAAGGGATCCCAGAGCTGGTTCCACCTGGGGTTTTTCCGGTTCCAGCCGGCCGAGTTCGGCAAAATAGCCCTCATCCTGGTGCTGGCGAAACATTTCTGCCGGTATCCTCCCATGACGCTGCCCTCCTTCCTGGGAGGCCTCGCCCTGGCGGGGGTTTCGGGATGGCTGGTGCTCCTCCAGCCGGACGCCGGAAGCGCCATGGTCTACGGAGCCATTACCATGGTGACCATCGTGGTTGCAGGGGCCCCCTGGAAGTACCCCGCAGGGCTCATCGGCCTGATGATGGCCGCCGTGCCCCTGGTATGGCAGTTTCTGAAGGAGTACCAAAAGATGCGCATCCGTGTCTTTCTGGATCCGTGGGTGGATCCCCTGGGAGCGGGATACAACGTGATTCAGTCCAGAATTGCGGTGGGATCGGGAGGTCTCCTCGGGAAGGGGTTCATGGAGGGGCTTCAGAGCAAGCTCCGGTTTCTGCCCGAGCCCCACACCGATTTTATATTCAGCGTCTACTGCGAGGAATTCGGCTTTATCGGGGCCATCGGCATGCTCCTTCTCTTCGGGCTGCTCTTCTGGCGGCTCATCGAGACGGCCATGCGAACCAAGGACAGCCGGGCGAAGGTGCTCATCGCCGGCATTTCGGCATGGATATGGTTCCAGATGGCGGAGAGCATCGGCATGAGCATCGGGCTTCTTCCCGTCACGGGACTGCCCCTGCCGCTGGTGAGCTACGGGGGAAG